ACCATCCCCGGGGCTACACGGTCACCCCACTCCGACCGTTCCCAGCGCCCGTTCCCCGGTGGTGGCCGTGATCGGACCGCCCTGTAGCGCGAGCGTGCCGGTGATCGCGGCCGTCTGGTTCATCCCGGCGCGCCCGGCACCACCGCGCCCCGGGTCTGCCCGCGCTGCCGGATCGTCCCGGACCCGGCCGGCCTGATGCGCCTCGGCCCGGGGGCCGCCCGGCGTTACCCGGCCACCGCCGTCCGGGCGTGGGCCAGCAGCTCGTCGACCGACCACTGGTCGTAGGCGTGCTCACCGTGCTTGCTCGCCAGCACCCGTCCGCTCGGGTCGATCAGGAAGTCCGCGGGCAACCCGAGCCGGCCGCCCTCCTGGCGCGCGGCCGGTGCCCGGAAGCGGCCGACCAGCGTCAACGCCGAACCACGCAGGATCGCGCCCCACGTGCGCGGGTGCAGCAGCGCCCGGCCACCCGATTCGACGCCGAACTCGCGGTAGTACCGCTTGCCCGGATCGGCGACGACCGCGAACGGCAGGTCGTACTCCCGCAGCTCGTCGGCAGGCGAGTGGAAGAACACCACCTCGCGGATGCCCGCGGCGCTGATCTCGTCGTGCCGCTGGACGATCGAACGGAGGTGCAGGTTGCAGATCGGGCAGCCGGCGAAGCGCCGGAACTGCAGGTGGACCAGGCGGGCGGGGTCGGGCACGGGGACGCGCTCGCCGGTGACCGCGACCAGTTCGCGTGGACTGACCTCTCGCATGCACGACTCCCTCGGTAAGCGTGTGGTGTACGCCTACGACCGTATGCGCGTAGGCTGTACGCTGTCAAACACCATGCCGCGCCCCCGTTCCCTGACACCCGCGCAGATCGCGACCGCCGCGCTGACCGTCCTGGACCGCGACGGTCTGGAAGCGCTTTCCATGCGAGCGGTCGCCCAGGAGCTCGGCATGGGCACCATGTCGCTCTACCGGTACGTGTCCGACCGCGGGCAGCTCGAAGGGCTCGTGGTCGACCTGGTGCTCCAGGCGATCGATCTGACGGTCCCGCGCGGCTCGG
The sequence above is a segment of the Amycolatopsis viridis genome. Coding sequences within it:
- a CDS encoding peroxiredoxin-like family protein is translated as MREVSPRELVAVTGERVPVPDPARLVHLQFRRFAGCPICNLHLRSIVQRHDEISAAGIREVVFFHSPADELREYDLPFAVVADPGKRYYREFGVESGGRALLHPRTWGAILRGSALTLVGRFRAPAARQEGGRLGLPADFLIDPSGRVLASKHGEHAYDQWSVDELLAHARTAVAG